A portion of the Pectobacterium brasiliense genome contains these proteins:
- a CDS encoding phosphorothioated DNA-binding restriction endonuclease: MPSVQELQTAISNMSIWRKGDQRAPHKPLLLLYVLSAYQQGHPRLFHYGDEIRPQLLALLNSFGPQRRAHYPEMPFWRLKGDGFWQLQNDEHCSPQKGNKEPPNRELIQHSVMGGFDEVSYQLLCKQPQLIDKLAQQILSEHFPESVQEVIANRLELSLDDVRKSRDPHFRQTVLRAYQYRCAVCGYDLRHDTTPVGLEAAHIKWKQYGGPCTVTNGLALCSVHHSAFDIGVIGIDDSMKLMVSEGVNGSKIVERLFWDFEGKALFLPKKREYYPLEQFVEWHRGQVFKGL; encoded by the coding sequence ATGCCATCTGTCCAAGAACTTCAAACAGCAATTTCCAATATGTCTATATGGCGTAAAGGCGATCAACGTGCGCCTCATAAGCCATTGTTGCTGCTTTATGTTCTATCGGCCTATCAACAAGGACACCCGCGCCTGTTTCACTATGGCGACGAAATCCGTCCGCAGCTCTTGGCACTTTTGAACAGCTTTGGGCCACAGCGGCGTGCTCATTACCCTGAAATGCCATTCTGGCGACTGAAGGGAGATGGTTTTTGGCAGTTGCAGAACGACGAGCATTGTTCACCGCAGAAAGGGAATAAAGAGCCGCCAAACCGCGAGCTGATTCAGCACAGTGTCATGGGGGGATTTGATGAAGTCAGCTATCAACTATTATGCAAACAACCTCAACTTATCGATAAACTGGCTCAGCAGATTTTAAGCGAGCATTTTCCTGAAAGTGTTCAGGAAGTCATTGCCAACCGCCTGGAACTGTCGCTAGATGATGTACGCAAGTCTCGCGATCCTCATTTCCGTCAAACGGTACTACGTGCATATCAATATCGCTGTGCGGTCTGCGGTTATGATTTACGACACGATACAACACCTGTCGGCCTCGAAGCGGCACACATCAAATGGAAGCAATACGGTGGCCCTTGCACCGTGACCAACGGATTAGCCTTGTGCTCAGTACATCACTCTGCGTTTGATATTGGCGTTATCGGTATTGATGACAGTATGAAGTTGATGGTTTCTGAAGGCGTGAATGGCAGCAAGATCGTCGAAAGGCTATTCTGGGATTTTGAGGGAAAAGCGCTGTTTCTGCCTAAAAAGCGGGAGTATTACCCGCTTGAGCAGTTTGTGGAATGGCATCGAGGGCAGGTTTTTAAAGGTCTCTGA
- a CDS encoding helix-turn-helix transcriptional regulator, with the protein MSIEIFSRCPFTTAAFTCLGHRDGVNVPITVVDIEHGIDMTLLTHIITASHRTFIIILNNRKHAPVMVAKKVLLLSKHAPMSTIKKVISALSSFREIKGKTISLSPNEKIFFGYWLDGIAIKTIAKKMVITHKTANNMKNNIYRKYGIKDLLTFLLIARISHMQSIADAEHHRVIYVDKVA; encoded by the coding sequence ATGAGCATTGAAATATTCAGCCGCTGCCCTTTTACCACGGCGGCGTTTACCTGTCTGGGACATAGGGATGGCGTTAATGTACCCATCACTGTTGTTGATATTGAACACGGTATCGACATGACGCTATTGACGCACATCATTACCGCCAGTCACCGAACATTCATCATTATTCTCAACAACCGCAAACATGCGCCCGTGATGGTGGCTAAAAAGGTATTGCTGTTATCAAAACATGCACCGATGAGTACGATTAAAAAAGTAATTTCTGCCCTGTCATCGTTCAGAGAAATAAAAGGCAAGACGATATCGTTATCACCGAATGAGAAAATATTCTTTGGCTATTGGCTGGACGGAATTGCAATAAAAACCATCGCAAAGAAAATGGTAATAACGCATAAAACCGCCAATAACATGAAAAATAATATCTACAGAAAATATGGCATAAAGGACCTGCTCACCTTTTTACTCATTGCCAGAATCTCACATATGCAAAGTATCGCTGACGCCGAACATCACAGGGTTATCTACGTTGATAAGGTGGCTTGA